In one window of Vulpes vulpes isolate BD-2025 chromosome 1, VulVul3, whole genome shotgun sequence DNA:
- the RHAG gene encoding ammonium transporter Rh type A, protein MRFIFPTIAILLEASLIVLFGFFVKYETEQNAIQQPNSTNSTKVDRSLELYPLFQDVHVMIFVGFGFLMTFLKKYGFSSVGINLLIAALGLQWGTFVQGTVHRRGQTIYIGIKNMINADFSTATVLISFGAVLGKISPTQMLIMTMIEIVVFAGNEYVVAEIFQASDIGASMTIHAFGAYFGLAVAGVLYRTGLRKGHEKEESEYHSDLFAMIGTLFLWMFWPSFNSAIAETAEEQYLAIINTYLSLVACVLTAYAMSSLVGHRGKLDMVHIQNATLAGGVAVGTCADMKIHPYGSLIIGSIAGMVSVLGFRFLTPCLTAKLRIHDTCGVHNLHGLPGVVGGLSSIVAIVLGVSTASSMTMQAAALGSSIGSAIAGGLITGLILRFIVRGQPSKDNFFDDSVYWEVP, encoded by the exons ATGAGGTTCATATTCCCTACCATAGCCATTTTGCTGGAGGCTTCCTTGATTGTTTTATTTGGATTCTTTGTCAAGTATGAAACAGAGCAGAATGCTATCCAGCAGCCCAACAGCACCAACTCAACAAAAGTGGACAGATCTCTTGAGTTATATCCTC tattccaAGATGTGCATGTAATGATATTTGTCGGATTTGGCTTCCTCATGACCTTCCTGAAAAAATATGGCTTCAGTAGTGTGGGCATCAATCTACTCATTGCTGCTTTGGGCCTCCAATGGGGCACTTTTGTGCAGGGGACGGTGCACCGCCGCGGACAGACAATTTACATTGGAATCAAAAA catgATAAATGCAGACTTCAGTACAGCCACAGTCCTGATTTCTTTTGGAGCTGTCCTGGGAAAAATAAGTCCAACCCAAATGCTGATCATGACAATGATAGAAATCGTGGTCTTTGCTGGCAATGAATATGTGGTTGCTGAGATATTTCAG GCCTCTGACATTGGAGCATCAATGACCATCCATGCTTTTGGGGCCTACTTTGGCTTGGCAGTAGCAGGTGTCCTGTACCGGACAGGCTTGAGAAAGGGTCATGAGAAGGAAGAGTCTGAGTACCACTCAGATTTGTTTGCAATGATCG GGACTCTTTTCCTATGGATGTTTTGGCCCAGCTTTAATTCAGCCATCGCTGAAACTGCCGAGGAACAGTACCTGGCCATCATAAATACATACCTCTCTCTTGTTGCCTGCGTGCTCACAGCCTATGCAATGTCCAGCCTTGTTGGGCACAGAGGCAAGCTCGATATG GTTCACATTCAAAATGCAACCTTGGCTGGAGGAGTGGCTGTGGGCACTTGTGCAGACATGAAGATTCACCCCTATGGTTCTTTGATCATTGGGAGCATTGCGGGAATGGTCTCCGTGTTGGGGTTCCGGTTCCTGACC CCGTGTCTTACTGCTAAACTGAGGATCCATGATACATGTGGTGTTCATAACCTGCATGGCTTACCTGGTGTGGTAGGAGGCCTCTCAAGCATTGTGGCGATAGTCTTGGGAGTATCTACAGC GTCTAGCATGACAATGCAGGCAGCTGCCCTAGGTTCTTCCATTGGATCAGCAATTGCTGGAGGGCTGATCACAG GTTTAATTCTCAGGTTCATTGTCCGTGGACAGCCATCTAAGGACAACTTCTTTGATGATTCTGTTTATTGGGAG gTCCCATAG